Proteins encoded within one genomic window of Fragaria vesca subsp. vesca linkage group LG1, FraVesHawaii_1.0, whole genome shotgun sequence:
- the LOC101305510 gene encoding putative clathrin assembly protein At4g40080-like gives MGRQTKLKDLLMGAIKDKASQSKAAILSKLNTDACSPLSSQSLHLTLLRATTHDPFSPPPAKHLATLLSFGHSSRATASAAIEALMDRLQTTQNSSVALKCLIAVHHIVKYGSFILQDQLSVFPSAGGRNYLKLSNFRDNSSPISWDLSSWVRWYGQYVENLIITSRYLGFFLGSNSCIADRDRQEERISALMNTDLVRETESLVSLMEEICRRPESLNGNRLVGEILGLVGQDQIATVNEVSVRVNEFGERLSCMSFGDSVELLSALKRSEDCKERLVTVSSAVKSDLVERFWELMREMKGRVGNEKEIKEGGKLVVMAVRRDSVGESARFGDRVLKSSDSVRFSSGRLKVRFNLPMESCA, from the coding sequence ATGGGACGGCAAACAAAGCTCAAAGACCTCCTAATGGGGGCAATCAAAGACAAGGCCTCCCAGAGCAAAGCAGCAATCCTCTCCAAACTCAACACCGATGCCTGCTCTCCTCTATCATCTCAATCTCTACACCTCACCCTCCTCCGCGCCACCACCCACGACCCTTTCTCACCTCCACCCGCCAAACACCTCGCCACGCTCCTCTCCTTCGGCCACAGCTCACGCGCCACCGCCTCCGCCGCCATCGAAGCCCTCATGGACCGTCTACAGACCACCCAAAACTCCTCCGTCGCACTCAAGTGCCTCATCGCCGTTCACCACATCGTCAAGTACGGCTCCTTCATCCTCCAGGACCAGCTCTCCGTCTTTCCCTCCGCCGGCGGCAGAAACTACCTTAAACTCTCCAACTTCCGGGACAACTCCAGTCCTATTTCCTGGGACCTCTCGTCCTGGGTCAGATGGTACGGACAGTACGTAGAAAACCTCATCATTACTTCTCGGTACTTAGGTTTTTTCTTAGGATCGAACTCATGCATTGCCGACAGAGACAGACAAGAAGAGAGAATCTCGGCGCTCATGAATACCGACCTGGTCAGGGAGACCGAGTCTCTGGTGAGTCTAATGGAAGAGATTTGCCGGCGGCCTGAAAGTTTGAATGGTAACAGGTTGGTGGGTGAGATATTGGGTTTGGTAGGTCAAGACCAGATTGCCACCGTGAATGAGGTTTCGGTCCGAGTCAACGAGTTTGGCGAGAGACTGAGTTGCATGAGCTTCGGCGACTCGGTCGAGCTGTTGAGCGCGTTAAAGAGGTCGGAGGATTGCAAGGAGAGGCTTGTGACGGTGTCGTCGGCGGTGAAGAGTGATTTGGTAGAGAGGTTTTGGGAGTTGATGAGAGAGATGAAGGGGAGGGTTGGGAACGAGAAAGAGATCAAAGAGGGTGGAAAGCTGGTGGTGATGGCGGTGAGGAGAGACAGTGTGGGTGAGTCGGCTCGGTTTGGTGACCGAGTTTTAAAGTCGTCTGACTCGGTACGATTCTCGTCAGGAAGGTTGAAGGTGAGGTTCAATTTGCCCATGGAATCATGTGCTTGA